aaggcagCAGAAAGCATGGAAACTGCACCTAAACTCAGCGAGGCGAGCAAAAAAGGTTCAAGATTTATGTCCGCACTTGATGAGGCTCTGTACGAATCATCAGATGCTGAGAACAGCGCGGACGATGAAACTGCACCAAAGAGGGGGAAAGCCAGTCGCTTTATTGTCGAATCTAAAGAAAATCCTTTGGACTTGCTCGACTCTCAAACGTTAGCTCACATATCTTCCACAAGGCCACGTAAATTCGACGCGGCATCCAGGAAGAAAGGCAGAGACCATGTTTTCAGTTTCGATGCTGACGGTAAATTACTTGTGAAAGACGAGAAAAAGCCATCAGAAAGCGATGACGTATTTGACTCATCATCTAGCGGTATTAATGCTTACTTAGAAGCAGTCAAGCACGGCCCTGTGAGAGgacaaaaaaacaagctcaagttcaaaaagggTACTAGAGCTGGCGATAACGACTTCAGCGATGACGAAGGTGCAAATAAATCATTCAAACCTAACATGAATGGCAAAAAGgttcagaagaaaaaaggcgGGCCCAAATTTAGGTCTAATAGAAAGCTCTAAGCAGAGCAAGCTCGGTTTTAAATTCATACTCAACTGAATTATGTACAGTATCAAATAAGCAGTTGTAATCAGCTTGGATTGAACCCGCCGCGGTAAAAAACGCAActatcaaagaaaaaaggtTGCCTGTTCCGTCTCGGATGCAAAGCCTTGGCAGGGATTGGGTGCAAccattcttgaaaaatgtcCAGCATTCGCAAACCGCGACTTCCAATGATTGCAGGTGCCCCGACTCGGCCGCCTTAGCGACCTTGCTATTTTGTCCTTTTATCTCAGTAAGTATTGAAGTCGAATTCGTGGCCTTGAAATACTTCGTCTCCAAACTCCAAAgaatctcttctttggaagGTATCGTTCAAATTTTCGGCTTCTGCAAGTTGCAAATTGTTTTCTGACCCCAGCGTGAGATTCATACTATTTTCCatttgctcaaaagctgcCATATCTTCGTTTAGGTCATTATCATCAAAGTTAACATCATTTAAATCTATGTCATCATGGCTCACGTCgacgtcttcttcttcgaatgACAACCTAATATTGTCGAGCCTGTTGTCCTTCTGATGAGCCGCCAGCTTCGTAATTAgagccttttctttgagagcctTTTCGTCactttctgtttcttgagGCTCAGGTGGCATTATTTCGCTGTTATCAAAGCGACGGTCTCTACAAAAGATCGAAGACCGTAAGCCGGGGACAGGCGGCAGGCTCTTTATGTCCTTGACTTCTCTACCGGAGATCTTTCTTGCGTGCATGAGTTGTTGTCTGCGAATCATAAAACGTGTCCAATCACTCATGTCACCGCTGCGGACAAGTTGTTCGACAATGTCATTGTCTTGCCCGCTATCTACTCTATCCTTTGCGGAGCCTTTGTCTAGCTGATTGATGTATTCAGGAATCATAGAAAGTGGCTTTGACAATTTATCTTTGGGTCGAAGTAATTCCGAAGTAGGGGTCGCTACCGCTCGCGCTTCTTTCGGTATGGGGCTCAGAAGACACCAttccttgaacttttgcATGCCTATGTCGCTGACAAGGTTAGGGTTCTCATCGTAAACATCGAGAGTACTCATCGGTTTTAGAAGCCCAACATTCAAAAGGGCCTGGGATATATCTTGCAATGCAATATCCTCATACTCATCCATTCTGCTTCGAGAAAGTTTCATCACTTCCAGCACcaaaagctgcaagaaTCGCACATATAGATCCGTGAATGCATCAACTGTAGATGGCTGAGCCTTATCAAAGCCAtggcttttgagcagctggaTCATCGAAATTCTCAAAAGCCCGAAGTGAAACTCCTTGTTGGAGGTTGACATCGTCGAAGGACTTTGGTGGGTGCCGACTTGATACTCCTTTCTATGACGCTATTAGATGCCATAGTCGAGATGATGGTAGAATTTCGTGACTTTATTTTGTTACCCGGTATTCTTACAAGAAGGCCCTCTCGCTTTTCGTAGTTTGAACAAATAAGTCaaatcttcaaacaaaTCAAGTCGCAAATTAAAGGGCCGCAACAACTTCATCGCGAATACTAAGGGTCCAATGGCAGAGCTTTCGCTTTACTCGGTTGAGGCGGTACTTTTGCTGGATAATGAAGGGAACAGAATCTACACTAAATACTACCACAGCCCCCACGAAAAATCTGATTCTCATATCACTAAGAGGGCGATAGATGGAATGAGCAGTTCCAGCAAACAGCAGACTGAGTATGAAAgcaggcttttcaagaaaacgcaCAAGCAGAACTCTGAGATCCTAATTTTTGAGGATTGTTTGGTTTTGTACAAGGAATATGTGGACGTGTCGTTATACCTCGTGGGATCAATCGACGAGAACGAGCTGGTGCTTCAGCAGGCGTTTTCTGCTATCAAAGACTCGTTAGAGTTAATTTTGGCGACTGGGATTGATAAAAAGAATATTATTGAGCATTTCGATATGGTGGCCTTAGCAATCGATGAGTCTATCGACGACGGTATAATCTTGGAGACAGATCCAGCTACCATTGCTTCCAGGGTGACGAAGCCACCTTCTAAGGACGCACCTATCAATATAGAGCTAAGCGAAAAGGGTTTGTTGAGCGCATGGGGGTTCGCCAAGAGCAAGCTCGCCGAGAGACTACAACAAGGCTTGTAATAACAAGTGTCACAGCGCGTTAAATAACTATATAACATAAAGCTAATGTAAAGGCTACTTTAGGGCATCATTTTTTCCCCTTTTTCTTCCCTTTACTACTGGGAGTTCCCTTGGTTTTACTCTTCACTTCGTTTTGGCCTGGGATAGTAATCTTAAGCTTATCTGTGTATAGTATAGAAACGAGGTCTAGTtccttcaatttcttgatgagctcgTGCTCGCAAGGCCAGTCGAGCTCTTTATCACTTTCCGTTTCATCAACTTTCCTTTTAGAGAAATATGTTAATATCTCGTTCAAAGACTTAGTCTTCTTGGCATTACCAGGCTGGACTTTAACCTTGTACTTGTACTTTGTTAATGCAGGCCATGGAGCGTAAACTGGAACTATATCACGAACTTTGCTTTTATCGTCAACAACAGGGCTGATTTCGCTGAAAATCTTCGCGTAGTTGACGTTGACTTTCTGCTCTGAGCCAAACATCAAAGACTGCTGTTTTTTCTGTCTTTCGCGtctgaattttttttgttccCGCTCCTTTAGTTTTGCCGCTTCCTCTTCAGCCTTTTGCTGTTGTCTCTCGGAGCCCTTCAAGGTTCCTAGTACAGCAAGCCTCATCAACCGCTCTTCCTCGTCTTGATCCGCATATTTcttttgcattttcttcattttgcCTTTTTTGCCGCGGacatttttcttgatggTTTCTTTGTTAGAACCTGATTTATCTGAGAAAGCACTCCCATTTTCTGAATTGTTGTTGGTTTCGCTCTGCTCGCTTGGCTCTTTATCAGCCTGAACATCACTGTCAGAATTTGATATCTTGGGATACAGACCTGTGGTTACTGGCACCTCATCGCTGTCACTTTTTTCCTTGACGGACTTTAAGTCTGTGGACTTGGTAGGTGACTGATGCTCCTTCACACCCTCCATTTTCTTTCCTATCACGAATCCTTCATCGATTCTTCGATTTTCGTCTTTGCtaatttcaagttcatcgtCTTTACCTTGTACTTGCCCTGGCACCGCATCCTCGTCTAACAcgctcttctctttttgtgcttcttcgtcatcctGGTCCTCATCATCGGCCCCatcttcctcctcttcctcatcggAGTCTTTCGTCTTCCATAAAAGTGCAAATCCCATTACCAACTGCGAGGGAGGTAAAAACgactttttcttttcgtctttgagtCGGAAAGTGCCAGCTGGCAAAACTTCACCACCATAGTTATCGAATTTGCTAAGTTCTTTGGCGAAACACCACCACGCTGATGattgaatttttttggaCCAAGCAGGAGATGCTGACATGCACATGATGCCCGCCTGCATTAGCGTATTAGGCGGAACTTCGGTTTCATCTGGGTTTTTTATCCATACGTGCGTGTCGAAGCTGTTAGAGACAAAGACATCATTATCGTGGATGTACTTGCCGTATATTTGATCAGATTCCATTCCGCTTTTGCCCATCAGCACCAAAAATCCTTCACTTGAGACGAACCAATGGAATTTCTCGAAGAAATATGGCTTCCTGGTCTTATTGAGCACGTCATGcgactctttcaatttcttcttcaaatctttttctATCCTTTGCTCGATATTCTTCAGTGCCTTTTGCGCATTCTTTTCCAcctttttctgcttctcaaCATTAGATTTCTTAATATTGAAATAATTGGAGGCGTTGGCATAAGCTGATAGCGTTAAATCAATTGTTGCGTCTATCGAGGGTttctccttttttttgttatCGTTTCTATCTTTTTTTATATTAGAAACGCTCGTTAactcatcttcatcattaTCATCAGCTTCGAAGTCGGACAAAGAACTATCAGAACTGTCGGAACTAGATGTCTCATCTTCAGAGGAAGTTAGATtgtcctcttcttcgtccgAATTATCGCTTTCTATTTCATCATTGCGAGGCAGACTCAAGGTGAATTTATTGTTTTTAAGATCTAGCGGAAGCTTGATTAGGCGCGCAATCCTATTATTCTTTTTTTGCTCGTTTGAAATCAAAACCTCAATTGTTTTCCAGTCCATTTGCTGTTCAACAAGCGCTTTGATGGCATTCTGCGCTTCTTCTACGAGATCTGCCGCGGCTATTATTGCATGTCCCCTTACCTCATTTTGGGTTTGCACATCGATTAAAGCCTGTATCCTCTTCTCGTTATCGAGCTTCGCGCTTTCCAGTCTGTTTTTGGCTTGGAATTCTTGGTTTTGAATTCGTAACGCGTACTTGGAAGATTCAATAGTAGAGAAGAAGTCATCGACGGTTTTGTTGTATTGCCCAGGGACTTCAATTATCTTGGTATACCCCTTTTCGTCCTCAGACAAATGAGGCGGAAATGGATGGAACTGTTCATAAACAAACTCGAGATTTGCATCACCTTTTTCGCTATCATAGTGAGGATTTTTTTTAGCAATAATATATCCAAGCTTGCAACCATCTCTGAGAAGCTCGTTGACTTCTGATTCTGTCGCGTCCAACAAGTCAACTATTTCGTCGATTTTGTCTAAAAAGTTGAGACAAGGCGAATTTGGGGCAATGCCTCTGGATTTAAGATTTCTAGAAATGAGATCTGACGAGAGCTGAGGCTCTCgtaaaaacaaaagcttgtGAATGGAAAGCACCTTTGCGCCTTTTCCGGTTTTTGCCTTCACAGATGAATCAGCAAAGTCCTTCGCTTCCTTGATCCATCCGTTTACTTCGTCAGCAGAATGAACTTTGGACTTGGGGGGCTCAATGCGCGTGTTTTCGAGGAAGCTACCATCGAACATGTTGTAAATGTGGCCAACTTTGTTTTCGTGTTCATGGACGATCCTCTGCAGAACAATGATCTTACGATCCGAGTCTAACAGGATAACATTGCCCGCGCTGAAGAATTCCAAGACCAAAAAGAATTGACCATCATTGAAGCTAAGGACCAGGATTCTATCATTTGCCACTCTTTTTACTGTTGTAAGGCGCTTTGATTTCAGATGTTTGCGTAATTTCACCACAAATCCAGAGGGCGTTGCCGGGACGGGCCGCGTGAAATCAGTCAGGTGGACACGCAGCCCACAGTCAATAATAGCATTAAGCTTTGAGTCTGGCTTGTTGAATTTTAATAAAAACTGCCGGCTCGATTCTGCAATGTTGTAGATGTTAGACAATCTGTAGCCCTCAAGTTGCGATTTTAGCTCTCTGTAGAGAAGCTCTAGATCTAACGAGCTAATTCTTTGCTTCATTAGTTTAATGGAAGAAAGAACGGCCTGAGTTGCTCTTGTTTGAAGCCCTCCGAAATGCAGTGGCGCTAATTTGTAGTTTTCTTAAATACTAAGATTTTTTATTGCCATAGAGTTGCTACCCGCACAGGTTTgcatttcaagaacttcagcaTACAAGTCAGCGCTAAAATCTTGCCGCTGTGTGCTGCGCTCGTTTGTTATCCAGTTATGGACACTGTGCTTTGATTGTTGTGTATGAACAACAGCACAAAGTCTGATACGTGCTTTATGAAGTCGTCAAGCACAAAGTATGGCGACCGAGCTCCGTTTAAATGCTGTAGGACAAACTCTGCATAATGCGTCGCATTATATTGGATTTGAATTGAAGCATCAACTCACAACTCAACCTAATCCTTTAAGAATACGTGTGCACtgtcataaaacaataatggaacaaggatattctgagacaacgaaggaacaacatcagagataatgaggaacactagagataatgaggcttgcaCTAGGTCTCcggatctataactataagtactactgcatccaaggctcagtatgagattaagtagaagaaaggaagaaggatCCTCGAATGGAAGAATAATCGCGACCgtatagaggctattaaccgccaacttcatcataatccagAGGCTCATAATAACCTACGACATGCACAGTAGAGCCCGGATGCTAACATGTAATTGACAAATGCGGCCATCAGTATCAAAGGACTTCGTGGCCAAGCTGGTTAAGGCGTGCGACTGTTAATCGCAAGATCGTGAGTTCAATCCTCACCGAGGTCGAATTTaattttttggaaaagttgatgttcttcattTGATTAAAGTTGTGATTGCGTCATCGAATTTAATGGACTGCTACATACCAGAGCACTTAACTTCTTAGCatcatttgaagcaggACTCTCATCTTGCGTGGAGATTTGTTCCACTGAGAAAGGAcaaagtttttggccaCATTTATGGTACTATTCAAAGGACTATAAATACGGTAACGAGTACCTTCCAACAGCTAAGCGTCGGTGTTGGGTTTTTAGTTATTGGCCAAAATATAGTACGAATGACTGCGCTCGCTCTCGAAAGTATTAAGGCAGTTTTTAATTGCAACCTTAGACTTTGACTGCATTATTTGTCTCTTGTCTTATACTTATATTTGAAATATATTCTAATGGGACCTCCACAACTTAATATATCGAATACTGCATCTTAGGAGCGGCGTTCGCCTCATCAATATGTGTTGGTTTTCTCCAACCACGCCCCTGCATGCCTTATTATCAAATCAGGCGGGAGCAATTTCGAACCATTAAATAAACATAACAGCTTTGCCAATAACTTCCAGCTCACCTTGTTCGAgtaaagcttttgaaattaACCATGCGCAAACCTTCTTGATATTCCCTGGTAAACCTAGTAGCTTAAAGGAGTGCCCAATTTGAACAGCAATACCGAGTACCTGCTTGAGTACCTGCCTAGATATTCCCCACAATTGAATTTTTAAAAAAGTTGTATCAAGATTTGTAACTCTGAACCCCGTAAAGATAAAGTTTCCAGCAACAGTCTGGCTCAGTATCTTTCACAGTGTTTTGCAAGATACAAGACTCAGTATGAAGGACAACAAAGATACCGCAATCAAAAAGATTGCAAAACTGATCAGCGATAAACCTAattcaaaagttgttttCTTAGTCGGCGCTGGTATATCCACCTCATGTGGGATCCCCGATTTCAGATCGCCTGGCACAGGTTTATATGATAACTTGGCCAAACTTAACTTACCGTTTGCTGAGGCAGTATTTGATATCGAGTATTTTGAGCAAAACCCCAAACCTTTTTACACACTTgccaaagaactttatCCTGGCAACTACAAGCCCTCAAAGTTCCACCAATTAATGAGAGTTTTCCAGGATAAAGGAAAGTTGCATAGAGTATTTACACAAAACATTGATACCCTTGaaagagcagctggaaTTCATCCGGATTTGCTCGTAGAGGCCCACGGCTCCTTCGCACACAACCACTGCATCAGCTGCAAAAAAGAATACCCTCAGAATgtcttcaaagacaagatgTTAGTCGGTAAAAATTTCGCTAATTGCGAGGAATGCAAAGGTCTCATAAAGCCACAAATCGTGTTTTTTGGCGAAAATCTCCCGCGCAAGTTTTTTTCGACCTGGGATAAAGATGTTACAGAACTCGACGACGAAAGCATTGTTGTTGTCGCTGGGACCTCACTAGCAGTTTATCCCTTCGCGTCCTTACCAGAAGAAGTGCCGACAACGACCACTCGCGCTCTAATTAATTTAGAAAGAGTTGGCGATTTTAAAACAACTCCCAGGAACAGTGATGTTTTTTACAAGGGTTCAGCGGACGCAGCGGCTACTGAGCTagccaaagaacttggatGGTTAAGTGAGCTTGAGTTCTTATCAGGTCTCTTAGATAATGacaaaagttcttcaaagaccGTTGACGAAGGCcatgaagatgaagctgcAAAGGTTGACAGTATAACAAAAGATTTGGAAAAATTGGGATTGAAAGAGAATAAGTAGTTCAATCGTTTAGTTCGTACTTTCGAGCAATGCTTCGGGCTGTATCTCTATAGGCGTTCTTGACTCAAGCCTTCAAAGTGTTAAAACATCAACCTATCGTTTTCAATGCTATGCAATGTTCAAATAAGAGCCTTGGTAACACTACCACATtcacttgaaaaagacccGCAATCTGCGACAGCTCCATGATAATAAAAACCATCATACTCGATCCACCTAAAAAATTCAGACTTTTCCAATCAACATCATTTGGAAATTATCGCAACTGTGATCTGCCACTGAAACCGATTTTATCTATGCGAATAACTCCCTAATCCTGCACGCATCACACTTTATAAATCATAACCAAATAGAAGAGTTTCAGCCTGGTGTTAATAGCCTCACAGTACGTATAGGGCCATAAGGCTAAGTCCTCACGTTTTTGCAAGATCTTCATTAATATGCTATGGCAAATTTAGACCTTGGTTCGGCAAATTGTAAGCGTCCAAAAGTATTACTCTTATCAGGACTCAGTCCCCTGAAAGGATGAGATGCCCAATGTATGGCCGCATTCTGTTGGCGTCATCATGATTGTAAGACAGCGGAAGTTCTTTGCTCAAATAAAGAGCATTGACGCACACGTAAATGCCGCAATCAAAACCGTTGGGCTGTTGAGGGCATTGTTCATGAATCAACTCAAAATCACGTCCGATTTTCCCGCTGCTCTCCTCTAATAGGTATTCTTGCAAGACTTTCAGAATAGCGTGCCCCATAGTAGAAGGGCCGCTAGACAAAGAGTCAATATAACTTATCGTCTTTTTATCAATATTGATAAAGCCGAGAGCCCAATGAGATTGATTTAAGTTGATTGGAACAAATATTTTGCTCAGCTTTTCGACTTGaaccttctttttcttcatccacCTTCTAACGCCTTGATAACCTCTTTGCGAAAGTGTTGTATAAAAGAACGAGTTGAATGCAACGCAGTGTTCAGTTGTAATTTCAACATGCTTCATGAAAAATTCGACAATAATGTCATTGAGCCACCTTTTGGGTGCTAGTGTTTTAAAATCGTAAACTTTTATCTCgatgttgtttttgttcatAAGAACACCATTATCTGTTCTACTCAATGCTTTCTTGACATAAACGACATCTTCGTTTGTTAACTTGGGTACAAGTTCTCgttttttttgacgctttTCCCTCACTTCGGTCTgtattcttcttctttcctcAATCAGCCTCTTGTAACTTTTAAACTCTTCCTCGAAGGTTAGTACTGAAGTGTCAAATCTGAGCTTCTGAAAGCCAGTACGATGCTTGAGAGGGTTTTCATGCTCAGGAAGTCTGCGCTCCTTTATTATAATAAGATCATCGGGGCTTTCCCTTTTTCCCAGATTCTCGGCTAGAACTGCTTTGAACCTCTCTGTCAGGCTAGCAACCgaatttttgaatgtgGACTTAAGCCCCTCCCTTTCTTGCTCTCTCAGCTTTAGCTGTGTATCCCTTTGCTCTTCAATAAGTGCCGGTGCCCTATATTCTCCATTGAAGATCATTCTCAAATATGAGAGTTCTTCTGACGGTTTCCTAATGGTCAATGACCTAGAGTCTTCTGGCTTTTGAGCTCTActagcttttcttctgtaaAACGAGCTCCCGTAAGGAACTTGGTGTGCAGGTGCTGGTGAAAGAGAAATCTCACTAGAGTCCCATCCGAACGGGTCTTTCTTTGTGGCGAAGGCAAAGCTGCCGTTTTTCTCAGGGGTAATGCAGTTGTCTAGTTTTTGGGTCAAGTCGTCTGATTTTTTGCCTGGCAGCTCCTTCTGAGTCGGTACACTTAGCCGAGCATCTACTCCAGGCGATGATCTGGGTCGCTTGCATGGGGCACTGGAAGTTTGCAGAGCatttcttttcaaagagcgGCCAGACTGTTCAGTACTCTCGGCTACTGGCCGCGAACCTTGCAAGTCTTTTTGCGTATTGGAGTCGCCTGTGCTTCCAATCAAACCTTTGAAAGCGCGACTTGCGTAAAAAAAGGCTCCTTTGATATCTTGTACAATTCCTGGGGTTTGATTTTCAGGCCCATTGAGTCGGGCGGACATTCTTAGAGGTCCTTCAGTTGTGTACTCGGTGGTGCAAGAATGAAAGGGGgctgttcttcttcgcgGGCTGAATACGGTGGGGCCATTAACAAAGCTAAAAGTTGCTATGTGTGAGTGCGTTGGCGCGAAGTAGTTTTCTGTGCGTTTCCTTTTGGAACCAGTCTTTGTTTCGAGATTAGGCATCAACGTCAAGCCGCTTTAAGAGTGTATTCTATCTGTTTGGTTTTCTTATTGTTTTAATCTAATTTTCGACATCAATGAGGAATACAGTTTTTCCTTTAAGCGGCCCTGGGAAGTTAAAGCAGAGAAACAGCTCCCACCAAATGGCACATTAAACCTTCTCATCACCAAGGTTTACCATCCAAGtaaatgaagaaatagAAATGCATCATCTATGACACCACGTTTTCTTTAAGTTTGGATCGCAAGAAAGTCATTAAAGAATTGAGGTCCTCGTAATTATAGAGAGAACCACAAGATAACCCGCTTTCAGACACATTCCGCTTACTAGCCATATCTTTTCTGGAGTTAATTGGGCAACTCTTGGCTTTCTCTATCCTGCAAATCTTATAGTACTTATATGTAGCTGCATTATGTATTTATGGTTGCTCCGGGCTAAATCATCTCTCACTGTGAGAgatttgggctttttgttctACTTGATGGATTTTGACTCCAGTAACTCCTCGCTATTACGGACAACTTAAGTTCCTGCTACGCTTTTTGTGTCCTATGACCAATGCTCAAAGCGGTCAATTTTGGAACCTACTAGGCTTTTTGCATCAAAAAAGTGAGAGAATGTGACAACAAGTTTCAGTTGAGCAATTACTTAGCTTTTAGCTCAAATATTCTGTTATGCTATCGTGATAGGTCATTGCATAACCTGGGTTTTGAGTCAGTATGTTCTCCTCATTTGCTTTTAACACAGTTTTATGTACAGAGCTGAGGCGACATTTACAATGATACTGTTTTGAACACACACAGACTAATCACCTCCCGACTAAAAGCACAAAAACAGTATGAGTAGTCTACAAAAATATTCAATTCTATCTAAATTCAAGTGTCACATACTTTGTGGGGGTCTATTTCACGAAGCGGATAGAGTAGGGGCTATTGGTCAAAGGATCATCATCATGGTTCACTGGCGCCGATGGCTTTAAACACTAACCTTTCGATAAACCTGGCAAAGACAGGTAGTTGCTCAGCATCGTTTAAGGACATCGAGGAACCCTCGGTCCTTTCTTTacaagcagcttctttgaatGCAATAACGAAGTTGACAACTAGGGTGAAAACTACGACGAGCGCAACCATCAATGGACCAAAGGGCGCATCCAAATGCTGCCCGCTTCTCGCTTTAATGACGTTAAGTCTCTTGATATAAGTCCTGTAAGCCCACAGCCCTGTGAAGATTGTGATACAAAAATAAGCGTAGGCGAGGAATGTGGCCAATTGCGGAAATTCAGCTCTTCTAACAGAGTTGTATATGGTGAAGGTTAGCACACTCATTAAACTCGTTAGGGATAGCCATCTATTGAAAGTTCTTTCATTTGCCAACCAAACTTTGGCCTCAACTTTCACTGGCCCTGCATTCTTGAGGTAAGAAGTTGGCTTCTTAACACCAGGGGGTAATGTAatttcctcatcttctgaGTCAACACCAGTCAATTTGGCATTTCTGCCAACCAAAACATTGAGGAAATTGGGgttctgttttcttttccttgttctGCTGTGATGCTCTGTGGCCTCATCGTCCGAAGATTCAGGATCTTCTAAGTCTGCATCTCTTTCCTCAGCCTTTGGAGACCCTGCTCCTGACTGTTGAGATGATGGGGTGCCAGAGCCATTGCCGCTTCCTTGAACAACAGAAAgtctcttgatctttgcAAGACGGGCCTGATTGGCTTTTTGCtcctccagcttcttcttttcctcctcATACGCCTGTTTGGGGTCTTTCCTTATGTCGGTCTCTAAGTCAGGCAACCAAAATGGAAGCATATCAAgattttcatcatctccGTACAGCGATGCGACACCTTGTGCGTacttggaaaagttggCAACTTCCTTCACTAAGTGCGAGTTTGTGAGCTCCTCAACCCACTGTGCATGTTTTCCTGGGAGCTGGGAGCGCATGCTGTCTTTGACACCTCCTTTATCACCAATAGGGTTTCTGATACGTATGTCCAAAACAGCATACGGGAATTTGACGTATTCTCCAGGcctcaaaaacttgagcgGGTTAGGAATATCAGCGTCAATATCAGATCTATGCCAATTTTTGGGATCTCTTATtgggttttctttgtcaaaagaaTCCTCGCGAATGTACATTAAATCAGAGTCAATGCTGATTCTGATGCGATCATCACCAGGAATCTGGAAAGCGGTACGTGTGTACATGGCTCTCAAGACAGGTTGTAGCTCGTTTTCAAGCACGAATTGCTGAATGGTATTGAAATTGTTGCTCAACTTACTAATTTCATTGTCAACGGTACCGCgatctttcagcttctttaaAGTCTTCTCTTTGTAATCATTATCTCCGTTGAAAATGAATCCGTTAATAAATTTTGGTTTGAGCTTGATTCTCGTCTCATCAAAGTCAGATGCGCCAGTGTTGCGATCTTCAACCAGCATTCTCTTTTCTAAGAAGATGTCAGGTTTATCGGCAAGCTTCCCTGTCCATCTCAGTCTGAGGGTTGGGTTAAAGctggacttcaaaagcttgtcattgtaaagctcaaaagcttcgtTGTCAAGATAGATGGTCCTAATAACTGGGTCGTAACCTTTGTTCCCCAAGGAAGCACTGTCTGAAGCACTGCTACTAGGAGCGGCAGGGAAGGATACGTCTGAGTTCATGACAGTGGACTCAACTCTGCCTATGAGGTCGTCGTTTTCGCTGGGCGGGGCTGCGTACACTAAGACTGGCAGGTGTCTCAAAATCCTCGTCTTGACTTCCATTAGATTGTCAGGGTGAATCCAAAATGTATAGCTCCTGAAGGACGACTCCTCATGGTTGTGAACACTTGATAATTTCGAGGAGTTGGCCAGAGACTTGGAAACAGTGGAAGAGTTGGTTCTCAGAATATTGTAAAGAAAAGAAATCTTGTACAAAAGGGGAGAGTACTCTTCGGAATTGAAAGGTAACTCCTTGAGTCTAACTTGAAGTAGCGACTTCACCGAGGGGTAGCGAGGGTGGAGCTTATCGTGCTTCTTCACTATCTTAATGAAGCCCGTGTAGTTAACTCTGCAGAAgttatcaagctct
Above is a genomic segment from Lachancea thermotolerans CBS 6340 chromosome A complete sequence containing:
- the TAF3 gene encoding Taf3p (similar to uniprot|Q12297 Saccharomyces cerevisiae YPL011C TAF3 TFIID subunit (47 kDa) involved in promoter binding and RNA polymerase II transcription initiation); translation: MSTSNKEFHFGLLRISMIQLLKSHGFDKAQPSTVDAFTDLYVRFLQLLVLEVMKLSRSRMDEYEDIALQDISQALLNVGLLKPMSTLDVYDENPNLVSDIGMQKFKEWCLLSPIPKEARAVATPTSELLRPKDKLSKPLSMIPEYINQLDKGSAKDRVDSGQDNDIVEQLVRSGDMSDWTRFMIRRQQLMHARKISGREVKDIKSLPPVPGLRSSIFCRDRRFDNSEIMPPEPQETESDEKALKEKALITKLAAHQKDNRLDNIRLSFEEEDVDVSHDDIDLNDVNFDDNDLNEDMAAFEQMENSMNLTLGSENNLQLAEAENLNDTFQRRDSLEFGDEVFQGHEFDFNTY
- the RQC2 gene encoding Rqc2p (similar to uniprot|Q12532 Saccharomyces cerevisiae YPL009C Hypothetical ORF); the encoded protein is MKQRISSLDLELLYRELKSQLEGYRLSNIYNIAESSRQFLLKFNKPDSKLNAIIDCGLRVHLTDFTRPVPATPSGFVVKLRKHLKSKRLTTVKRVANDRILVLSFNDGQFFLVLEFFSAGNVILLDSDRKIIVLQRIVHEHENKVGHIYNMFDGSFLENTRIEPPKSKVHSADEVNGWIKEAKDFADSSVKAKTGKGAKVLSIHKLLFLREPQLSSDLISRNLKSRGIAPNSPCLNFLDKIDEIVDLLDATESEVNELLRDGCKLGYIIAKKNPHYDSEKGDANLEFVYEQFHPFPPHLSEDEKGYTKIIEVPGQYNKTVDDFFSTIESSKYALRIQNQEFQAKNRLESAKLDNEKRIQALIDVQTQNEVRGHAIIAAADLVEEAQNAIKALVEQQMDWKTIEVLISNEQKKNNRIARLIKLPLDLKNNKFTLSLPRNDEIESDNSDEEEDNLTSSEDETSSSDSSDSSLSDFEADDNDEDELTSVSNIKKDRNDNKKKEKPSIDATIDLTLSAYANASNYFNIKKSNVEKQKKVEKNAQKALKNIEQRIEKDLKKKLKESHDVLNKTRKPYFFEKFHWFVSSEGFLVLMGKSGMESDQIYGKYIHDNDVFVSNSFDTHVWIKNPDETEVPPNTLMQAGIMCMSASPAWSKKIQSSAWWCFAKELSKFDNYGGEVLPAGTFRLKDEKKKSFLPPSQLVMGFALLWKTKDSDEEEEEDGADDEDQDDEEAQKEKSVLDEDAVPGQVQGKDDELEISKDENRRIDEGFVIGKKMEGVKEHQSPTKSTDLKSVKEKSDSDEVPVTTGLYPKISNSDSDVQADKEPSEQSETNNNSENGSAFSDKSGSNKETIKKNVRGKKGKMKKMQKKYADQDEEERLMRLAVLGTLKGSERQQQKAEEEAAKLKEREQKKFRRERQKKQQSLMFGSEQKVNVNYAKIFSEISPVVDDKSKVRDIVPVYAPWPALTKYKYKVKVQPGNAKKTKSLNEILTYFSKRKVDETESDKELDWPCEHELIKKLKELDLVSILYTDKLKITIPGQNEVKSKTKGTPSSKGKKKGKK
- the RET3 gene encoding coatomer subunit zeta (highly similar to uniprot|P53600 Saccharomyces cerevisiae YPL010W RET3 Zeta subunit of the coatomer complex (COPI) which coats Golgi-derived transport vesicles involved in retrograde transport between Golgi and ER): MAELSLYSVEAVLLLDNEGNRIYTKYYHSPHEKSDSHITKRAIDGMSSSSKQQTEYESRLFKKTHKQNSEILIFEDCLVLYKEYVDVSLYLVGSIDENELVLQQAFSAIKDSLELILATGIDKKNIIEHFDMVALAIDESIDDGIILETDPATIASRVTKPPSKDAPINIELSEKGLLSAWGFAKSKLAERLQQGL